One genomic window of Camelina sativa cultivar DH55 chromosome 5, Cs, whole genome shotgun sequence includes the following:
- the LOC104785587 gene encoding patatin-like protein 2: MLSWLTHDNSTPLIDVFTHASSDMVDFHLSCVFRALHSGANYIRIQDDTLTGDAASVDIATIENLDNLANIGDELLKKPVSRVNLDSGCNENAYQMTNEKALIKLAGILSKEKKIRDMRSPQGKIPNMK, encoded by the exons ATGCTGAGTTGGTTAACACACGACAACTCTACACCTCTCATTGATGTTTTCACGCACGCTAGCTCTGATATGGTtgattttcatctctcttgtgTTTTTCGAGCTCTTCATTCCGGAGCCAACTATATTCGCATCCAG GATGACACATTAACTGGGGATGCTGCTTCTGTTGATATCGCAACCATCGAGAATTTGGACAATCTCGCCAATATAGGAGATGAACTACTAAAGAAACCTGTTTCAAGAGTCAATCTAGACTCAGGTTGTAACGAAAATGCTTATCAAATGACCAATGAAAAGGCTCTTATAAA GTTAGCAGGAATactttcaaaagaaaagaagatccGAGACATGCGATCACCTCAGGGGAAAATaccaaatatgaaataa
- the LOC104785588 gene encoding non-specific lipid-transfer protein 1-like, whose product MAKGMKFACLVLACMIVVGPITANAALLSCDAVHNYLAPCIVYVIQGGVIPRGCCNGVRNLYGTAHTTADRQQICGCIQQNARRVGSVLNPGAGRAAGIPKACGVKIPYKISYSLNCKTVR is encoded by the exons ATGGCCAAAGGGATGAAGTTTGCATGCTTGGTCTTGGCATGCATGATTGTGGTTGGTCCAATCACAGCTAACGCGGCTCTGCTCAGTTGTGACGCCGTTCACAACTACTTGGCACCGTGCATTGTCTACGTGATACAAGGTGGTGTCATTCCCCGAGGTTGCTGCAACGGCGTTAGAAACCTTTACGGCACGGCCCATACTACAGCAGACCGTCAGCAGATTTGCGGTTGCATTCAACAGAACGCTAGACGCGTAGGATCTGTTCTTAACCCTGGCGCTGGCCGTGCAGCTGGAATTCCTAAGGCATGTGGAGTCAAGATTCCATACAAGATCAGCTATAGCCTCAACTGCAAGAC CGTGAGATGA
- the LOC104785590 gene encoding non-specific lipid-transfer protein 1-like isoform X2, with the protein MAGVMKLACLFLACMIVAGPITANAALSCGAVSSNLAPCIGYVMQGGVIPPACCNGVRNLNSMARTTPDRQQACNCIQSVARNLGSGVNAGRAAGIPKSCGVNIPYKISTSTNCKTVR; encoded by the exons ATGGCCGGAGTGATGAAGTTGGCATGCTTGTTCTTGGCCTGCATGATCGTGGCCGGTCCAATCACAGCTAACGCGGCTCTGAGTTGTGGTGCCGTTAGCAGCAACTTGGCACCGTGCATTGGCTACGTGATGCAGGGTGGTGTCATTCCCCCAGCTTGCTGCAACGGCGTTAGAAACCTTAACAGCATGGCCCGTACGACCCCAGACCGTCAGCAAGCTTGTAACTGCATTCAGAGTGTCGCTAGAAACCTAGGATCTGGTGTCAACGCTGGCCGTGCAGCTGGAATCCCCAAGTCATGTGGAGTCAACATTCCTTACAAGATCAGCACCAGCACCAACTGCAAGAC CGTAAGGTGA
- the LOC104785590 gene encoding non-specific lipid-transfer protein 1-like isoform X1: protein MAGVMKLACLFLACMIVAGPITANAALSCGAVSSNLAPCIGYVMQGGVIPPACCNGVRNLNSMARTTPDRQQACNCIQSVARNLGSGVNAGRAAGIPKSCGVNIPYKISTSTNCKTVR from the exons ATGGCCGGAGTGATGAAGTTGGCATGCTTGTTCTTGGCCTGCATGATCGTGGCCGGTCCAATCACAGCTAACGCGGCTCTGAGTTGTGGTGCCGTTAGCAGCAACTTGGCACCGTGCATTGGCTACGTGATGCAGGGTGGTGTCATTCCCCCAGCTTGCTGCAACGGCGTTAGAAACCTTAACAGCATGGCCCGTACGACCCCAGACCGTCAGCAAGCTTGTAACTGCATTCAGAGTGTCGCTAGAAACCTAGGATCTGGTGTCAACGCTGGCCGTGCAGCTGGAATCCCCAAGTCATGTGGAGTCAACATTCCTTACAAGATCAGCACCAGCACCAACTGCAAGAC CGTGAGGTGA
- the LOC104785589 gene encoding non-specific lipid-transfer protein 1-like, which translates to MAGVMKLACLFLACMIVAGPITANAALSCGAVNSNLGPCIGYVLQGGVIPPACCTGVRNLNNMARTTPDRQQACNCIQNVARGLGAGLNAGRVAGIPKACGVNIPYKISTSTNCKTVR; encoded by the exons ATGGCCGGAGTGATGAAGTTGGCATGCTTGTTCTTGGCCTGCATGATCGTGGCCGGTCCAATCACAGCTAACGCGGCTCTGAGTTGTGGCGCCGTTAACAGCAACTTGGGACCGTGCATTGGATACGTGCTGCAAGGTGGTGTCATTCCCCCAGCTTGCTGCACCGGCGTTAGAAACCTTAACAACATGGCCCGTACGACCCCAGACCGTCAGCAAGCTTGTAACTGCATTCAAAATGTCGCTAGAGGCCTAGGCGCTGGTCTCAACGCTGGCCGTGTAGCTGGAATTCCCAAGGCATGTGGAGTCAACATTCCTTACAAGATCAGCACCAGCACCAACTGCAAGAC CGTAAGGTGA
- the LOC104785591 gene encoding protein FATTY ACID EXPORT 3, chloroplastic-like, which yields MSIPMELMSIRNPNSTLLYRAHSRPPVALCAPPRPLLPSRRHFTSPRAVVYTSIRFGFSSPCFPEVLPNRSVVALAASHEDSEESGVEVEKEKSDSEDGTSQEAWKKTLESFKEQVAKMQSVSSEAYSVNSQKAMTVLKETSEQLRIQAEKAKEELGTKAKVVGEEGREYILKAAEESPSDVKEIVEAFASTEDLKDVSRANDFHVGIPYGLLLLVGGFINFMVSGSIPAIRFGVILGGALCALSLASLKSTRKGESSTKFLKGQMAIVAIIFLRELRMLLSQKSAFFSLFTTITSGGVLAFYLYKMVEKRDKGPKIEDGGEEDESADGFVRSEG from the exons ATGAGCATCCCAATGGAGTTGATGTCcatcagaaaccctaattcgaCCTTGCTTTACAGAGCTCATTCTCGTCCGCCGGTAGCTCTGTGTGCTCCGCCACGTCCTCTCCTCCCTAGCCGACGCCATTTCACTTCTCCTCGAGCTGTTGTTTATACAAGTATACGTTTCGGCTTTAGCTCGCCTTGTTTCCCAGAAGTCTTGCCTAATCGATCCGTCGTTGCTCTCGCTGCATCCCACGAAGACTCG GAAGAATCAGGTGTTGAGgtagagaaggagaagagtgatAGTGAAGATGGTACATCACAGGAAGCATGGAAAAAAACTCTTGAGTCTTTTAAAGAGCAGGTAGCAAAGATGCAGAGTGTGTCATCGGAGGCATACTCTGTTAACTCTCAAAAGGCGATGACAGTATTGAAAGAAACTTCTGAACAACTTAGGATTCAAGCGGAGAAGGCGAAAGAAGAGTTGGGTACTAAAGCTAAAGTTGTTGGCGAAGAAGGTAGAGAATATATTTTGAAAGCAGCAGAAGAATCACCCTCAGATGTGAAAGAGATCGTTGAAGCATTCGCTTCCACTGAGGATCTGAAAGATGTGTCCCGAGCTAATGATTTTCATGTTGGAATACCCTATG GTCTACTTCTGCTTGTGGGTGGTTTCATTAACTTTATGGTATCGGGAAGCATTCCAGCCATCAGGTTTGGAGTCATTCTTGGTGGGGCTCTTTGTGCACTGAGCTTGGCTAGTCTAAAGTCTACTAGGAAAGGAGAATCATCTACCAAGTTCTTAAAAGGACAAATGG CTATAGTGGCAATCATATTTTTGAGAGAGTTGCGGATGCTACTGTCTCAG AAATCGGCGTTCTTCAGTCTTTTTACCACCATTACAAG TGGTGGTGTGTTAGCGTTTTACTTGTACAAGATGGTGGAAAAAAGAGATAAAGGACCAAAGATAGAagatggaggagaagaagatgaatcagcCGATGGGTTTGTAAGAAGTGAAGGATAG
- the LOC104785594 gene encoding transcription elongation factor TFIIS has product MESDLIELFEGAKKAADAAALDGVASSGPEVSRCLDALKQLKKFPVTYDTLVATQVGKKLRSLAKHPVEDIKTVATDLLEIWKKVVIEETAKAKKTESTNGCKAATVKEAKVNKMDVEKPSNPAPVKVQKLQRGDSAKSIKVERKETDSKVTTGVKIERKEPDNKVTTGVKVERKDSDNKVTNGAKIDFRGQAVKDEKVSKESQSSMKAPAKAPNAPPKLTSMLRCNDPVRDKIRELLADAFVKVAGEADDYERESVTASDPLRVAVSVESLMFEKLGRSTGAQKLKYRSIMFNLRDSNNPDLRRRVLTGEISPEKLITLSAEDMASDKRKQENNQIKEKYLFDCERGLAAKASTDQFKCGRCGQRKCTYYQMQTRSADEPMTTYVTCVNCDNHWKFC; this is encoded by the exons ATGGAAAGTGATTTGATTGAATTGTTCGAAGGAGCGAAGAAGGCGGCCGATGCGGCAGCTCTCGACGGTGTTGCATCTTCAGGTCCGGAGGTTTCGAGATGTCTCGATGCCTTGAAACAACTCAAGAAGTTTCCTGTCACATACGATACGCTCGTTGCGACTCAG GTGGGAAAGAAGCTGAGGTCTCTTGCAAAACATCCTGTTGAGGATATCAAAACCGTAGCTACTGATCTGCTTGAGATATGGAAGAAAGTTGTCATTGAAGAGACAGCCAAGGCTAAGAAAACCGAAAGCACAAACGGTTGTAAAGCTGCAACTGTCAAAGAGGCTAAGGTGAATAAGATGGATGTTGAGAAGCCTTCCAATCCCGCTCCTGTTAAAGTTCAGAAACTTCAGAGGGGTGATTCGGCTAAGAGTATCAAGGTTGAGAGAAAGGAAACAGACAGCAAAGTCACTACCGGTGTCaagatagagagaaaggaaCCAGATAACAAAGTCACTACCGGTGTCAAGGTTGAGAGAAAGGATTCAGACAACAAAGTCACTAATGGAGCCAAGATAGATTTCCGTGGTCAGGCTGTAAAGGATGAAAAGGTCTCAAAGGAAAGCCAATCAAGTATGAAAGCTCCAGCAAAGGCACCTAATGCTCCTCCAAAACTAACTTCAATGCTCAGATGCAATGATCCTGTGCGTGACAAAATCCGTGAGTTGCTTGCGGATGCCTTCGTCAAGGTTGCTGGAGAAGCTGATGACTATGAGAGAGAGTCAGTAACTGCAAGTGATCCACTCCGTGTTGCTGTCTCAGTGGAATCACTCATGTTTGAGAAATTGGGTCGCTCAACTGGAGCTCAGAAGCTCAAGTACAGATCTATAATGTTCAACCTGAGGGACAGTAACAACCCAGACTTAAGAAGAAGGGTTCTCACCGGGGAGATTTCACCAGAGAAACTCATCACATTGTCTGCTGAAGATATGGCAAGCGACAagaggaaacaagaaaacaaccaGATCAAAGagaaatatttgtttgattgtgaGCGTGGTCTTGCAGCTAAAGCATCTACTGACCAGTTCAAGTGCGGGCGGTGTGGTCAGCGCAAATGCACCTACT